The following are from one region of the Sphingopyxis sp. MWB1 genome:
- a CDS encoding DoxX family protein: MMNFFARYQEQSYALLRIVAGLLFLAHGIHKFCDFPADFPYPLTSMLVGAGAIELVAGGMIALGLLTRPAAFIASGMSAVGYWTVHGMASPFPIANGGETIALYAFIFLFIAARGAGIWSIDALWQDDKDAPPAA; encoded by the coding sequence ATGATGAATTTCTTCGCGCGTTATCAGGAGCAAAGCTATGCGTTGCTCCGCATCGTCGCAGGATTGCTGTTCCTGGCACATGGCATTCACAAATTCTGCGATTTTCCTGCCGATTTTCCTTATCCGCTCACCAGCATGCTTGTCGGCGCGGGCGCCATTGAACTGGTTGCCGGCGGGATGATTGCACTCGGCCTGCTCACCCGCCCTGCCGCCTTTATCGCCAGCGGCATGTCGGCGGTGGGCTATTGGACGGTGCACGGCATGGCCAGCCCCTTCCCCATTGCGAATGGCGGGGAGACCATCGCGCTTTACGCCTTCATCTTCCTGTTCATCGCCGCGCGCGGCGCCGGGATCTGGAGCATCGACGCGCTGTGGCAGGACGATAAGGACGCACCGCCCGCGGCCTGA
- a CDS encoding NAD(P)H-dependent flavin oxidoreductase, whose amino-acid sequence MTKMNELMARGTELLGSEYAILCGAMSWVSERNLVSAISNAGGFGVIACGAMTPELLDAEIAGTKALTSRPFGVNLITMHPQLFDLIAICAKHGVGHVVLAGGLPPKGSLEAIKQSGAKVICFAPTLALAKKLVRSGVDALVIEGMEAGGHIGPVSTSVLAQEILPVLAGDVPVFVAGGIGRGEAIAGYLEMGASGVQLGTRFVCATESIAHPNFKRAFMRASAREAVASVQIDPRLPVIPVRALKNAGTEAFTAKQREVANMLDSGQVDMGEAQLEIEHYWAGALRRAVIDGDVENGSLMAGQSVGMVTQEESAAEIIATLVQQAEAALHARG is encoded by the coding sequence ATGACAAAGATGAACGAACTCATGGCGCGGGGAACTGAGCTTCTCGGCAGCGAATATGCCATATTGTGCGGGGCGATGAGCTGGGTTTCGGAGCGAAATCTGGTCAGTGCGATCAGCAATGCGGGCGGTTTCGGGGTGATTGCGTGCGGCGCGATGACACCTGAATTGCTGGATGCGGAGATTGCCGGGACCAAGGCGCTGACCAGCCGTCCTTTTGGCGTCAATCTAATCACCATGCACCCCCAGCTTTTCGATCTGATCGCCATTTGCGCCAAACATGGCGTCGGCCATGTCGTGCTCGCGGGTGGCTTGCCTCCCAAGGGGAGTCTCGAAGCGATCAAGCAATCGGGCGCCAAGGTCATTTGTTTCGCGCCCACGCTGGCGCTCGCCAAAAAACTGGTGCGCTCGGGCGTCGATGCGCTGGTGATCGAGGGCATGGAAGCGGGCGGTCATATCGGCCCCGTTTCGACCAGCGTATTGGCGCAGGAAATATTGCCGGTACTTGCCGGTGACGTCCCTGTTTTCGTAGCGGGCGGCATCGGCCGGGGTGAGGCCATTGCGGGCTATCTCGAAATGGGAGCCTCAGGGGTTCAACTGGGCACTCGTTTTGTTTGTGCGACCGAAAGCATCGCCCATCCCAATTTCAAAAGAGCCTTCATGCGGGCCTCGGCGCGCGAAGCGGTGGCGAGTGTCCAGATCGACCCGCGCCTGCCGGTCATTCCGGTGCGCGCGCTCAAAAATGCGGGCACCGAGGCTTTTACTGCCAAGCAGCGCGAAGTCGCCAATATGCTGGACAGCGGTCAAGTCGATATGGGCGAAGCGCAGCTTGAAATCGAACATTATTGGGCGGGCGCCCTGCGGCGCGCGGTGATCGACGGCGACGTCGAAAATGGCTCGTTAATGGCAGGGCAATCTGTCGGCATGGTAACGCAGGAAGAATCCGCTGCAGAGATCATCGCAACTTTGGTGCAACAGGCCGAAGCGGCGTTGCACGCACGAGGCTGA
- a CDS encoding PhoH family protein: protein MTAAAPAEPGDRVHLSAEFERTQLLGILFGEFDRNLVAIENRLGVYISARGNRVQIEGEAEAAARARDVLTQLYTRIERGEEADAGLVDAVIAMTAQPTLDGIIRHESNEAPPVMIRTRKKTIVPRAPSQIPYMQALARDDVIFALGPAGTGKTYLAVAQAVAQLITGSVQRLILSRPAVEAGEKLGFLPGDMKEKVDPYLRPLYDALHDCLPAEQVERRIASGEIEIAPLAFMRGRTLADAFIILDEAQNTTIPQMKMFLTRFGMNSRMVICGDPKQVDLPMPATSGLADAVARLEGLEGINVSRFTSADVVRHPIVGRIVEAYEGPGS, encoded by the coding sequence ATGACCGCCGCTGCCCCCGCCGAACCCGGCGACCGCGTCCATCTGTCGGCCGAATTTGAACGAACACAATTGCTGGGAATATTGTTCGGCGAATTTGACCGCAATCTGGTGGCCATCGAAAATCGCCTTGGCGTCTATATTTCGGCGCGCGGCAACCGCGTCCAGATCGAGGGCGAGGCCGAAGCGGCAGCGCGGGCGCGCGATGTGCTCACCCAGCTTTATACGCGCATCGAGCGCGGTGAAGAGGCCGACGCGGGGCTGGTCGATGCGGTGATCGCCATGACCGCGCAGCCGACGCTCGACGGCATTATTCGCCACGAAAGCAATGAAGCACCGCCGGTGATGATCCGCACGCGCAAGAAAACGATCGTGCCGCGCGCGCCGTCGCAAATTCCCTATATGCAGGCGCTGGCGCGCGACGATGTGATTTTCGCGCTCGGCCCGGCGGGCACGGGCAAAACCTATCTCGCTGTCGCGCAGGCGGTGGCGCAGCTGATCACCGGCAGCGTCCAGCGGCTGATCCTGTCGCGTCCCGCGGTCGAAGCGGGCGAGAAGCTGGGCTTTCTTCCCGGCGACATGAAGGAAAAGGTCGATCCCTATTTGCGCCCGCTTTACGATGCGCTGCATGATTGCCTGCCCGCCGAGCAGGTCGAGCGGCGCATCGCGAGCGGGGAGATCGAGATTGCGCCACTTGCCTTCATGCGCGGGCGTACGCTGGCCGATGCTTTCATCATCCTCGACGAAGCGCAGAATACCACTATTCCCCAGATGAAGATGTTCCTCACCCGCTTTGGGATGAACAGCCGCATGGTCATCTGCGGCGACCCCAAGCAGGTCGACCTGCCGATGCCCGCCACCTCGGGCCTGGCCGATGCGGTCGCGCGGCTGGAAGGGCTCGAAGGCATCAACGTCAGCCGTTTCACCAGCGCCGATGTGGTGCGCCACCCGATCGTCGGGCGCATCGTCGAAGCCTATGAAGGTCCCGGTAGTTGA
- a CDS encoding sigma-70 family RNA polymerase sigma factor codes for MMERARGDGVDAADSFDPLRPMLTRLAYRMLGSVADAEDVVQEAFLRWLSADRAAVDVPAAYLRRTVTRLCLDQLKSARVRRETYIGPWLPDPMVEDGAAVEEEADVTLPLMLALERLSPLERAAFLLHDVFGVGFDEVAATIGRDAAAARQLASRARAHVREARPRYRLEKQRGLDIARAFFEASRSGDTELLGAMLADDVGLWSDGGGKRSAAVVPVLGKKLVLKVQRSIAVLLRKYPSTLLHMGLINGLPGFVTREADGELQTTALDIEEGRVVAIYVMRNPDKLKHLH; via the coding sequence ATGATGGAGCGCGCGCGGGGGGATGGCGTTGATGCGGCGGACAGCTTCGATCCGCTGCGCCCGATGCTGACCCGCCTCGCCTATCGCATGCTGGGTTCGGTCGCCGATGCGGAGGATGTGGTGCAGGAGGCCTTTTTGCGCTGGCTGTCTGCCGACCGCGCGGCGGTCGATGTTCCCGCCGCCTATCTGCGGCGCACCGTCACCCGCCTGTGCCTTGACCAGCTGAAATCGGCGCGGGTGCGGCGCGAGACCTATATCGGTCCGTGGCTGCCCGACCCGATGGTCGAGGACGGGGCGGCGGTGGAGGAGGAAGCCGACGTCACCTTGCCACTGATGCTCGCGCTCGAACGGCTCTCCCCCCTGGAGCGCGCGGCCTTCCTCCTCCACGATGTGTTCGGGGTGGGTTTTGACGAAGTGGCGGCGACGATCGGGCGCGACGCGGCGGCAGCGCGGCAACTTGCGTCGCGCGCCCGCGCGCATGTCCGCGAAGCCCGCCCGCGCTACCGGCTCGAAAAGCAGCGGGGGCTGGATATCGCCCGCGCCTTTTTCGAGGCATCGCGCAGCGGCGATACCGAATTGCTGGGCGCGATGCTCGCCGATGATGTCGGCCTCTGGTCCGATGGTGGCGGCAAGCGTTCGGCGGCCGTGGTGCCCGTGCTGGGCAAGAAGCTGGTGCTGAAGGTGCAGCGCAGCATCGCCGTGCTGCTCCGCAAATATCCCTCGACCCTGCTGCATATGGGGCTGATCAACGGCTTGCCGGGCTTTGTCACCAGAGAGGCCGATGGCGAATTGCAGACCACCGCGCTCGATATAGAGGAAGGGCGGGTGGTCGCTATCTATGTGATGCGTAATCCCGACAAGCTGAAACATTTGCATTAG
- a CDS encoding carboxymuconolactone decarboxylase family protein, with translation MTEKMDPFAAAPALMQQWKAAADAAEQGLEKSLAELVKIRASQINGCANCINMHSIDAHAHGESEQRLYLLAAWREAPVFTPRERAALAWTDALTRLSQGHTQSAAKADLDAHFTPQEQVALTMLINIINGWNRLVAAFGLWYDMPAAKAA, from the coding sequence ATGACCGAGAAGATGGACCCTTTCGCCGCCGCCCCCGCGCTGATGCAGCAATGGAAAGCGGCAGCCGATGCCGCCGAGCAGGGGCTCGAAAAGAGCCTCGCCGAACTGGTGAAGATCCGCGCGTCGCAAATCAATGGCTGCGCCAATTGCATCAACATGCACAGTATCGACGCGCACGCACATGGCGAAAGCGAACAGCGCCTCTATCTGCTCGCCGCGTGGCGCGAGGCGCCGGTCTTTACCCCGCGCGAGCGCGCGGCGCTCGCCTGGACCGATGCCTTGACCCGGCTGTCGCAAGGCCACACACAGAGCGCGGCAAAGGCCGACCTCGACGCCCATTTCACACCGCAGGAGCAGGTGGCGCTCACCATGTTGATCAATATCATCAACGGCTGGAACCGCCTCGTTGCGGCCTTTGGCCTTTGGTATGACATGCCCGCGGCCAAGGCGGCTTGA
- a CDS encoding YidH family protein: MSDAEAQEQDKEDKADRTDLAEERTAWAEDRTLMANERTFAGWMRTGMAAVGIGLGFNALFGRLEPDWVPRAIATLFILMGVFIFWAAQRHGCATHARLSAHQAEPLKGMKLRLVAVMFSLGALALVAAIWLLDIRGG, translated from the coding sequence TTGAGCGACGCCGAAGCGCAGGAACAGGATAAGGAGGACAAGGCCGACCGCACCGACCTGGCCGAGGAACGCACCGCCTGGGCCGAAGACCGCACGCTGATGGCCAATGAGCGCACCTTCGCGGGCTGGATGCGGACGGGCATGGCGGCGGTCGGCATTGGCCTTGGCTTTAACGCCCTGTTCGGGCGGCTGGAGCCCGATTGGGTGCCGCGCGCCATTGCGACGCTCTTCATCCTGATGGGGGTGTTTATCTTCTGGGCGGCGCAGCGGCACGGATGCGCGACCCACGCGCGGCTGAGCGCGCATCAGGCCGAACCGCTGAAGGGCATGAAGTTGCGGCTGGTCGCGGTGATGTTTTCGCTGGGCGCGCTCGCACTGGTCGCCGCAATCTGGCTGCTCGACATCAGGGGTGGCTGA
- a CDS encoding DUF6607 family protein yields MDYVKSLAAALFVSAALPVAASAHPPIAAEQAAANFEQDRADILAMAGNYKVRFDMQETTRWAGDYTPLAAKTSGGHEVVRVIEDSGRKIVLQHLLVIEHEGKTHIIKHWRQDWEYEPERLLVYADTNRWEWEDVPERMRTGRWSQTVWQVDDSPRYGGWGQFETQGGIRRWRSNWTWRPLARRDAVRNPVYDRYYAINRHQNGPDGWIHWQDNMKMASKDGKLVPIVQEYVLNSYTRFDDYDVKAADDYWAATKDYWAAVRAAWDRVAATKGGIAIEEKAETGTVISGRLLTIADEIQDGKMSTAKAIAEATKLIETHTRAL; encoded by the coding sequence ATGGATTATGTGAAAAGCCTTGCCGCCGCGCTGTTCGTCTCCGCCGCGCTGCCCGTTGCCGCCAGCGCGCACCCACCCATTGCCGCCGAACAGGCTGCGGCCAATTTCGAGCAGGACCGCGCCGACATTCTGGCGATGGCGGGCAATTACAAGGTGCGGTTCGATATGCAGGAAACGACGCGCTGGGCAGGCGATTATACGCCGCTCGCCGCCAAGACATCGGGCGGGCATGAAGTGGTGCGGGTGATCGAGGATAGTGGCCGCAAGATTGTGCTGCAGCATCTGCTCGTCATCGAACATGAAGGAAAGACGCACATCATCAAACATTGGCGGCAGGATTGGGAATATGAGCCCGAACGCCTGCTCGTCTATGCCGACACCAATCGCTGGGAGTGGGAGGATGTGCCTGAACGGATGCGCACCGGCCGCTGGTCGCAGACGGTGTGGCAGGTTGACGACAGCCCCCGCTATGGCGGCTGGGGCCAGTTTGAAACGCAAGGCGGCATTCGCCGCTGGCGCTCCAATTGGACCTGGCGCCCGCTCGCCCGCCGCGATGCCGTGCGCAACCCGGTTTACGACCGCTATTATGCGATCAACCGCCACCAGAATGGCCCCGACGGCTGGATTCACTGGCAGGACAATATGAAAATGGCGTCGAAGGACGGAAAGCTCGTCCCCATCGTCCAGGAATATGTCCTCAACAGCTATACGCGCTTTGACGATTATGATGTGAAGGCCGCCGATGATTATTGGGCCGCGACAAAGGATTATTGGGCGGCGGTGCGCGCGGCCTGGGACCGGGTCGCGGCGACCAAGGGCGGCATTGCCATCGAGGAAAAGGCCGAAACCGGCACGGTGATCAGCGGGCGGCTGCTGACCATTGCTGATGAAATTCAGGATGGAAAGATGAGCACCGCCAAGGCGATTGCCGAGGCGACGAAGCTGATCGAGACCCATACGCGCGCGCTTTGA
- the katG gene encoding catalase/peroxidase HPI, translating into MNVESKCPFSGTEVRSFWGRQNRDWWPDTLDLSVLQSGSRSIDPMGADFDYAQAFKSLDYAALKADIKALMTDSQDWWPADYGHYGPFFIRMAWHAAGTYRTGDGRGGSSSGQQRFAPLNSWPDNGNLDKARRLLWPIKQKYGDKISWADLFILTGNVAIESMGGPVLGFGGGRKDVYEPETVYWGTEELWVDQGVETRIIPDEGKALENPLAAIQMGLIYVNPEGPGGNPDPLQSARDMKETFARMAMNDEETVALTAGGHAFGKCHGAKPAENFGSGPEASALELMGFGWLTDKDEIGHGHITTSGLEGSWTPNPTQWGGDYFRLLFKYDYELVKSPAGAQQWQPVNPDPEDMAPDARDPSKKVPTMMTTADMALKMDPDYRKISERFRDDQAALDDAFARAWFKLTHRDMGPKVRYLGPEVPDEVMIWQDPVPAGSKPSDSAVADYKAKVLDSGLTVAELVKAAWASASTYRNSDHRGGANGGRVRLAPQKDWAVNDPAELAKVLGKLDTLRGDLSMADAIVLAGAAAIEKAAKAGGYDVSIAISTGRGDASEADTDAESFEPLEPFADGFRNYLKTKAQVKTEEMLVDRADLLGLTIPEMTALLGGMRVLGAVTGNKDHGVLTDRPGTLSNDFFVNLLDMGTEWKVVDESGDEEFLGTCRKTGEKKWHATRTDLVFGANSQLRAISEVFAESSGAQRFVDTFVRAWTKVMDADRFDLA; encoded by the coding sequence ATGAACGTCGAAAGCAAATGCCCCTTTTCAGGGACCGAGGTCCGTTCCTTTTGGGGACGGCAAAATCGCGACTGGTGGCCCGACACGCTCGACCTTTCGGTTTTGCAGAGCGGCAGCCGCTCGATCGACCCGATGGGGGCCGATTTTGACTATGCCCAGGCTTTCAAGTCGCTGGACTATGCCGCGCTGAAAGCTGACATCAAGGCGCTGATGACCGACAGCCAGGATTGGTGGCCTGCCGATTATGGGCATTATGGCCCCTTTTTCATCCGCATGGCATGGCACGCAGCAGGCACCTATCGCACCGGCGACGGGCGCGGTGGTTCGTCGAGCGGACAGCAGCGTTTCGCGCCGCTGAACTCATGGCCCGACAATGGCAATCTCGACAAGGCGCGGCGCCTTTTATGGCCGATCAAGCAGAAATATGGCGACAAGATCAGCTGGGCCGATTTGTTCATCCTGACCGGCAATGTCGCGATTGAATCGATGGGCGGCCCGGTGCTGGGTTTCGGTGGCGGCCGCAAGGACGTTTATGAGCCCGAAACCGTCTATTGGGGCACCGAGGAGCTGTGGGTCGACCAGGGCGTCGAAACGCGCATCATTCCCGATGAGGGCAAGGCGCTCGAAAATCCGCTCGCCGCGATCCAGATGGGGCTGATCTATGTCAATCCCGAAGGGCCGGGCGGCAACCCCGACCCGCTGCAATCGGCACGCGACATGAAGGAAACCTTCGCGCGCATGGCGATGAATGACGAGGAAACCGTCGCCTTGACTGCGGGCGGCCACGCCTTTGGCAAATGCCATGGCGCAAAGCCGGCGGAGAATTTCGGCTCCGGCCCCGAAGCGTCGGCGCTGGAACTGATGGGTTTCGGCTGGCTGACCGACAAGGATGAGATCGGCCATGGCCATATCACCACATCGGGGCTGGAAGGAAGCTGGACCCCCAATCCGACCCAATGGGGCGGCGACTATTTCCGCCTGCTCTTCAAATATGACTATGAGCTGGTGAAGAGCCCCGCGGGCGCGCAGCAGTGGCAGCCCGTCAATCCTGATCCCGAGGATATGGCCCCCGACGCGCGCGATCCGTCGAAAAAAGTGCCGACGATGATGACCACCGCCGACATGGCGCTGAAGATGGACCCCGATTATCGCAAGATTTCGGAACGCTTCCGCGACGATCAGGCGGCGCTCGACGATGCCTTTGCCCGCGCCTGGTTCAAGCTGACCCACCGCGACATGGGACCCAAGGTCCGCTACCTCGGTCCCGAAGTGCCCGATGAAGTGATGATCTGGCAGGACCCCGTTCCCGCGGGAAGCAAGCCGTCGGACAGCGCGGTCGCCGATTACAAGGCGAAGGTGCTCGACAGCGGCCTCACCGTTGCGGAACTGGTCAAGGCAGCCTGGGCCTCGGCCTCCACCTATCGCAATTCGGACCATCGCGGCGGCGCCAATGGCGGGCGCGTCCGGCTGGCGCCCCAAAAGGACTGGGCGGTCAATGATCCGGCTGAACTCGCCAAGGTGCTGGGCAAGCTCGATACGCTGCGCGGGGACCTGTCGATGGCCGACGCCATCGTTCTTGCCGGGGCGGCGGCAATTGAAAAGGCGGCTAAGGCGGGCGGCTATGATGTCAGCATCGCCATATCGACCGGGCGCGGCGACGCGAGCGAGGCCGATACCGACGCCGAAAGCTTTGAGCCGCTGGAACCCTTTGCCGATGGTTTCCGCAATTACCTCAAGACCAAGGCACAGGTGAAGACCGAGGAAATGCTGGTGGACCGGGCCGACCTGCTGGGCCTCACCATCCCCGAAATGACCGCGCTTCTGGGCGGGATGCGGGTGCTGGGCGCGGTCACCGGGAACAAGGATCATGGCGTCCTGACCGACCGGCCGGGCACATTGTCGAACGATTTCTTCGTCAACCTGCTCGACATGGGCACCGAATGGAAGGTGGTCGATGAAAGCGGCGATGAGGAATTTCTCGGCACCTGCCGCAAGACCGGCGAAAAGAAATGGCATGCCACGCGCACCGACCTGGTCTTTGGCGCCAATTCGCAGCTTCGCGCCATTTCCGAAGTCTTTGCCGAAAGCAGCGGCGCACAGCGCTTTGTCGACACCTTCGTCCGCGCCTGGACCAAGGTGATGGACGCCGACCGCTTCGATCTCGCCTGA
- a CDS encoding DUF421 domain-containing protein, with protein sequence MFYDNLFGLLRVVVISITAYTALILILRAAGKRALSKLNAFDLVVTVALGSTLSTVLLSGDIAFAEGALAFAMLALLQWLVAKLSIHSDFVQQITRAKPRLLMRDGEICADALRDERVTRAEVYSAIRGQGIARTAEVAAVVLETDGSLSVIARPAEGQVDVLDFLN encoded by the coding sequence ATGTTCTATGACAATCTTTTCGGGCTGCTGCGCGTCGTGGTTATCTCGATCACAGCTTATACCGCACTCATCCTGATCCTGCGCGCGGCGGGAAAGCGCGCCTTGTCAAAGCTCAACGCCTTTGATCTGGTCGTGACGGTGGCGCTCGGCTCCACCCTTTCGACCGTGCTGCTGTCGGGCGATATCGCCTTTGCCGAAGGGGCGCTCGCCTTTGCTATGCTCGCGCTGCTGCAATGGCTCGTCGCGAAATTGTCGATCCACTCGGATTTTGTCCAGCAGATCACCCGCGCCAAACCCCGGCTGTTGATGCGCGACGGCGAAATCTGTGCCGACGCCCTGCGCGATGAGCGGGTGACGCGGGCCGAGGTCTATTCGGCGATCCGCGGACAGGGGATTGCGCGGACGGCGGAGGTGGCCGCGGTTGTGCTGGAAACCGATGGCTCGTTGAGCGTGATTGCGCGCCCCGCAGAGGGGCAGGTGGATGTTCTCGATTTTCTGAACTGA
- a CDS encoding TonB-dependent hemoglobin/transferrin/lactoferrin family receptor, with protein MTGRISSFGAASASRLVLGALALGAGVAGEQRAWAQDNDGAYWLARKNQIVVTATRTPTRAEDLPVTVSVISAEQMADELVTDIRDLVRFEPGVSVQRQPARFGAALGSTGRAGNDSFNIRGIGGNRVLIQVDGVRVPDGFAFGAQAAGRGDYVDLGLIKSVEILRGPSSALYGSDGLAGAVSFITADPVDFLKDGRNVGGLARAAYASADEEVGGTAILAGQSGDWSGMAAYTHRDWKELGNQGRVGGTGSARTRPNPQDGHSNAALARLVYDPANGHKLRLTGEYLDTGLYTNGLTGVGPGSFGASVDRLEAWDSGERKRVSLDWSWEGEGVIDFARVALYWQDGEDRQYTEEDRTPSADRTRLNTFENRVFGLSADARADFAAGAIAHRLVFGGDISKTRQRGLRDGTVPPFGETFPTRAFPETDFTRGGLFAGDEISAAGGRLILHPALRFDFYDLSPQDDPLLPEFSGASQDGSRVSPKFGALLKITDSVRIFANYATGFKAPEPGQVNQFFENLAFGYTSRPNPDLKPERSESLEGGLRFSGDHIGLDLTAFSARYTDFISQEVVDGSFTPADPAVYQFINLDRARVKGAEARFEGRASSGLYTTLALSYAKGDEILPDGSRVPLSTVDPLKLVVGVGYREPQSGRFGGQIIMTHSARKEASRTEGLCTPACYRPDGFTILDATAFVRLAEGLSLRAGVFNILDTKYSWWSDVRGLSAASTITDAFTQPGRNASASLSYRF; from the coding sequence TTGACCGGTCGCATTTCGTCCTTCGGCGCCGCTTCGGCCTCGCGGCTTGTCCTCGGTGCGCTGGCGCTTGGCGCGGGGGTCGCGGGGGAACAAAGGGCCTGGGCACAGGATAATGACGGCGCCTATTGGCTTGCGCGCAAAAACCAGATTGTCGTCACCGCCACCCGCACGCCGACGCGGGCCGAGGATCTGCCTGTCACCGTCTCGGTGATCAGCGCCGAACAAATGGCCGATGAGCTGGTGACCGATATTCGCGACCTCGTCCGTTTCGAGCCGGGGGTCAGCGTTCAGCGCCAGCCTGCGCGCTTTGGCGCCGCGCTGGGATCGACGGGCCGCGCGGGCAATGACAGTTTCAACATTCGCGGGATCGGCGGCAATCGCGTGCTGATCCAGGTCGATGGCGTGCGCGTCCCCGACGGCTTTGCCTTTGGCGCGCAGGCGGCGGGGCGGGGCGACTATGTCGATCTGGGCCTCATCAAATCGGTGGAGATTTTGCGCGGGCCATCCTCGGCGCTCTATGGCAGCGACGGGCTGGCGGGCGCGGTGAGCTTTATCACCGCCGATCCGGTCGATTTTCTGAAAGATGGGCGCAATGTCGGCGGGCTTGCCCGCGCCGCCTATGCCAGCGCCGACGAGGAAGTGGGCGGCACCGCCATATTGGCCGGGCAAAGCGGCGACTGGTCGGGGATGGCCGCCTATACGCACCGCGACTGGAAGGAGCTGGGCAATCAGGGGAGGGTTGGCGGCACCGGATCGGCGCGCACCCGGCCCAACCCTCAGGACGGTCATTCAAACGCCGCGCTGGCGCGTCTCGTCTATGATCCGGCCAATGGCCACAAGCTTCGCTTGACGGGCGAATATCTGGATACCGGTCTTTACACCAATGGCCTGACCGGCGTGGGGCCGGGCAGTTTCGGCGCCTCGGTCGACCGGCTCGAAGCCTGGGACAGCGGGGAGCGCAAGCGCGTGTCGCTCGACTGGAGCTGGGAAGGCGAGGGGGTGATCGATTTCGCCCGCGTCGCGCTTTACTGGCAGGATGGCGAGGATCGCCAATATACCGAAGAGGATCGCACGCCCTCCGCCGACCGCACCCGCCTCAACACATTTGAAAATCGCGTGTTCGGCCTGTCCGCCGATGCGCGCGCCGATTTTGCGGCCGGCGCCATCGCCCACCGGCTCGTCTTTGGCGGCGACATCAGCAAGACGCGCCAGCGCGGCCTGCGCGATGGTACCGTCCCGCCCTTTGGCGAAACCTTTCCGACGCGCGCCTTTCCCGAAACCGACTTCACGCGCGGCGGATTGTTCGCGGGCGATGAAATCAGTGCTGCGGGTGGCCGGCTGATCCTCCATCCCGCGCTGCGCTTCGATTTTTACGATCTGTCGCCGCAGGATGATCCGCTGCTGCCCGAATTTTCGGGCGCCAGCCAGGACGGATCGCGCGTGTCTCCCAAATTTGGCGCGCTGCTCAAGATCACCGACAGCGTGCGGATTTTCGCCAATTATGCGACCGGGTTCAAGGCGCCCGAGCCGGGGCAGGTGAACCAGTTTTTCGAAAATCTGGCCTTTGGCTATACTTCGCGTCCCAATCCCGACCTGAAGCCCGAACGCAGTGAAAGCCTTGAAGGGGGGCTGCGCTTTTCGGGCGACCATATCGGCCTTGACCTCACCGCCTTTTCGGCGCGCTACACGGATTTTATCAGCCAGGAAGTGGTGGACGGCAGCTTCACGCCCGCCGACCCTGCCGTCTATCAATTCATCAATCTCGACCGTGCCCGCGTCAAAGGCGCCGAAGCGCGGTTCGAGGGGCGAGCGTCGTCCGGCCTGTATACGACGCTCGCCCTTTCCTATGCCAAGGGCGACGAGATTTTGCCCGACGGGTCGCGCGTGCCGCTTTCGACCGTCGATCCGCTCAAGCTGGTCGTGGGCGTCGGCTATCGCGAGCCGCAAAGCGGGCGCTTCGGCGGGCAGATCATCATGACCCACAGCGCGCGCAAGGAAGCGTCACGCACCGAGGGGCTGTGCACCCCGGCCTGCTATCGCCCCGATGGTTTTACCATATTGGATGCCACCGCCTTTGTCCGGCTGGCCGAAGGGCTGAGCCTGCGCGCCGGTGTCTTCAATATTCTCGATACGAAATACAGCTGGTGGAGCGATGTCCGCGGCCTGTCCGCCGCCTCCACCATCACCGACGCTTTTACCCAGCCGGGCCGCAATGCGAGCGCGTCGCTGAGCTATCGTTTCTGA